The Malus sylvestris chromosome 3, drMalSylv7.2, whole genome shotgun sequence genomic sequence CTTATTCACGTCCATTATATCTCCAAATATCCACGCATGCAACCAAAATGAACGTAGCGCTCTCTTGTCCTTTAATCTCACTCTATCGTCTCCTCCTTTAAATTGGACTTCCTTTAACTGCTGTAGTTGGGAAGGCATCACTTGTAATCCGGAAGGTTGGGTCACCCATTTGCTCTTATCCTCGAAGGGGCTCGACAGAGTTATTTTTACCTCGTCATCCTCACTTGGAAACCTCACGCATCTCACCCACTTGAATCTCACCCACAATTCACTTCAGGGTTCActtgaaaataaactctttGAGTCCTTGAATTCTCTTGAGATTCTTGATTTGAGCTATAACCTTCTTTCTGGAGAGCTACCTTTGTCTCTAACATCCAACAACATCCGGACACTCGATTTGTCAAGCAATCGCTTCCATGGTCCAATTCCATCTTCGTTCTTCATGCATGCTTGGAAATTGACAAGTTTCAACGTTAGCAACAATGCCTTCTCCAGCAACATCCCATCCTCTGTATGTCTCCATTCTAACCCCTTGGTTAAAGTGTTGGATTTTTCCTCAAACCAATTCAGTGGCAACATTTACCGTGGTTTTGGGAGGTGTTCCGAACTGCAAATTTTTCGTGCTGGTCACAATAATCTCTCAGGGCCACTTCCAGAAGATATCTATAATGCCACCAAACTCAAAGAGGTTGCAGTACCTCTGAATTCTCTATATGGAGGCATAAGTGATAGAATTGTCAACCTCACCAACCTCGCAATCCTTGACCTCTCCTTCAATCAACTAAGCGCAGTGCTCCCTCTCCATTTGGGGAAGCTCTCCAGGCTAAAAATTGTACAGCTCGAGTACAACAACCTACAAGGTCCGTTGCCCCAATCTTTGATGAATTGCACCAGCCTTGTAGAACTACGTTTGGGACGAAATAACTTGGAAGGAGACATTACCAAGCTTAATTTCTCCAAACTTGTTCAACTTACTAAACTTGACTTGTATAGGAACAACTTCACTGGTAAGTTGCCAACAAGCCTTTACTCATGTAGATCCCTGAAAGCAATTCGATTAGCTTGGAACAATCTAGAGGGACAAATACAACCTGAGATTCTTTCGTTAAACTCCCTGTCCTTACTCTCTCTTAGTTACATCCGATTGGAAAATGTCATGGGAGCAATGAAGATACTGATGCATTGCAAAAGTCTTCGAGCACTCTTCCTTACGGGTGCCTTTAACGGTGAAGAAATGCCATCTGACGATGACATGGTTGGTTTtgatggatttcaaaatcttcgatttttgagcttgTCGTATTGTGATCTCACCGGTCAACTACCTGCATGGTTAGCAAAGCTAAAGAATCTAGAGATCTTGAGTCTGGCAGGTAACAAAATCGCAGGGACAATTCCTAGCTGGTTGGGGACTGATCTACCAAGACTTGTTCAGATAAGCTTGTCAATAAACCTTATTTCAGGTGAATTTCCAAAAGAACTTTGTAGAGTACCGGCGTTGGTACATCAACCTGTTGCAGCTCAAGAAGACGATTATGAACTCGAATTGCCAATCTACAGTAACTGCACGGGCTATGGCTTCCCCCGCAGGTTGTCTAACTTTCCTGCATTGATAGATCTTTCTTCCAACAACATTACCGGTAATATACCGTCTGATATCGGCCAACTGCAGCTTCTCCAAGAGTTGTATCTAGACGACAACAACTTCTTAGGCAACATTCCAGACCAAATTTCTAACCTTAAGAAGCTAGAAGTTTTGGATCTCTCCAAGAATCACTTGTCCGGAAAAATCCCATCGTCTATGGCGAGCCTTAATTTCTTGAAGAGCTTTGATGTCTCGTACAATAATCTCGAAGGTCCAATCCCAACAAGCACTCAGCTCCAAAGCTTTGAAGCTTCTGCATTTGAGGGGAATCCAAAACTTTGCGGTGCACCGCTTCCAAACGAGTGTCGCATTGATGCGCATGATAAGAATAACCGAGATGATGAGGACGATGGGCATCAACTACCGTGGTTCTATATTTTCGCTGCGTTCGGGTTTATTTTCGGATTCTGGGGAGTATGTGGTTCTTTGATCATAAAGAAGACATGGAGATATGCATACTTTCAGTTCACAGACAATGTACAAGATAGGCTCTATGTCATGTTAGCAGTGCGCATGAATAGGTAAATAGagttatttgttttttctcGGTTGCATTTGAGGGTTTCGAAAATAAACCTCTgttatgtattttattttataataaacgTCCGTATGCTGTTGAAGTTATTGCTTTGTAAATGACTCGTAAATCGTAATTTGCAAATCCCTCTCATATCCCTCCCACATTTCCAATCCCCCCTAACTTGGTCTCGATTCCTTGAGACTTGGAAATCCCTCACCCCAAACATAGCCAAAAGAAGTAAAAAATTTGATTCAGGGACCAAACTGAGAATCGGGTTACCAAATTGACAACGTAACATGACAGTTTTCTAGCAAAATAACATCATCaccaaaatatgcaaaaaccaATGTGAGAGCATAGCATGCAAAAACAATCTAGGAAAGAATAGCAACACATAATCTTCACAGAGGACTGCAAATTAACATGTTCCATTTAACAAGGATCCCCATGCAGTCTGCTTTCTGTCAATATGTGCACTACCTGAAAGAATTCATGCTGCGCACCAAAGTAAAGACACGACTAATCGCATAAGATATGACCTTGAAAGTGTAATCATATTCGGATAAAAGGCAACCAGGTTCCGACCACAGCAATATGCCAAAGGAAATATCATTCAAGACCAGAAACATTGAAACCTACAGCCCATCTCGAGCAACCTCCTCGTTTATCTACAACATGCCTACAAGACTCATCATACCGCAACTAGCCTCAAGCTTAGTAACGGTTTGGACCAGGATTGACTCCAGCATCCCTGTCTGGCGTGTAGTTATTCTGGTATTGTCCAGGATCATTCCATCCTGCATTAGAAGGTGGAGCCATGTTGTTTGGTGGCACCCCTCCCAGGTTATTGGGAGGCATCTGATTGTAGTTGTTGGGCGGCATCTGATTGTAGCTGTTGGGAGGCGCCTGATTATAGCTGTTCGGTGGCCCAGAATTCCAGTTGTTGCTTGGCTGGGGATTATTGTAGTTGTTTGGTGGACCCATGTTGGGAGGCGGCATTGGAGCCCTGTTCGGGGGTGGAGGACCCATGTTGGGAGGCTGCATTGGAGCCCTGTTGGGGGGTGGAGGACCCATGTTGGGAGACATTGGACCCCTGTTGGGGGGTGGAGGACCCATGTTGGCAGGTCCAGGTCCCGAATTTGGCCCAGCTTGATTAGGCATAGGAGATGGACCCGTATTCTGAAAATCACGATTCTGCATATTTTCCCTTCTCCTTTCAAAGTTCCTAGATCTGTCAAAGTTACGAGGTCTGTCATTACGCCTGTTTCTCTCATTTGCTCGACTATTGTTTCTTATCCATTCCTCATGGTACTTGGGATCATATGGCACTGCTTGGCCATTAATAAAAGGTTCACCTGCCAAAACAAACAAGAAAGCAAACAAATCATGAATAATAGAATTTTCCTGGTTAACTTAGTTGAAAACAATATAGAAAAGGCTATACAATGTAGAAAAAACACACGCTGTTTAATATTACTATAACTCTCGGTACCTGGACCACAATTCTTGGGAGTAcagaaattttgaaatgaaaattaCCATGGATCATTTTTTCGGATGCAATCGACACACGAAACTGGTTAGTTCaaaattatgatattttacATGAAAACTCTGTACACTATTCACTAGGGTTGCAGAAAGCCTTCAAAAGGGGTTTTTATATTTCACCGGTTCAACACACCACTAGCACTGCTACAACATCAACTGCCTAATAACTTTCATCTGTAACATTCTAGAGCCTCAAACTATCCTTTGtcagaaaaaataaagaaataaatttaaaatcaaaataTCATCAGACTGCCAGAGCTATTACGGAATGGGACTTATGACTTAAATGAATCGATTGCTATaaataatttgttttctttgaaaTTCAACTTGAAGAAACAAGCATATCCGTACCTCCATAATCTTTGTTCTTAACATCCAAGTAGGAATCAGGAAGTACCCAACGGACTCCAGGCAACTCTGCAACAAGAATTTTACAAATACACACACATGTATAAATATGAGAACCCAGacacaagaaaataataaattccTAACTTAGAAGCAGAATCACCTTTGATTTTGAGTGAAACCTCTTCAGATACAAGTGCCCCAAACGCATAATAGCACCTAGTTGAAACTGAGTAGATCTTCATTCTTGCTTCTTCCTCACTGCAGTTCAGCCGAATGCGTACAAGCAATCCAAACTTGGTTATATAAATCTTCAttacaaaatataaatcataCGAAACACAAACAATAGGAATACAGTACAATCCTATGTGCTTTTTGAAATGCGAAAGCCATGAATCTTACAAAAACTTTagtctgtaaaaaaaaaaagtgatcaaGACCATGCTATAAGAAACATGATTAAGACCATACTATTTAAGAGATCATTAAGACCCTGCCACAAAGTGGGGTTATAGTTTAGATTTTGAATATCAAAAGCCTACAAAAAAGGTTAATGAGTTTTGCTTTTGTTAGAGCTTCAAAACATAAAACCCAACATTAAGAATTGCACCTCCAAATTTTGGCTGAAATATacagaaacaaaagaaatttaGCTAAACACACACATTTAtgtgatataaaaaaaataaagtaaaaaaccCTACAAAAATTATATAAAGGCCAATTGcaattacaaaatcatttccTATCTTACTACAGCTATAGTGATCCCAAATTCAGACCATAACAAAACAGCTGCATAGAACAGAAAGCCATTAACTTTTACAGCGCACGGTATCAAGAAAATGTTCATATATTATGTTATACACCAGAATCGAGTCGGTGTATAACACAAATAAACTAATATCCTACAACAAGATAAACGCCAGAGAGTAGCATGTGCATACAACCCTCCCCCAATAGAGAAACAACCTCTTGTAATTTCTCAAACAAAAGTTTCCTGGTGCAATACAAATCAACTTAACCCAAAATTCTACTGTAATCAAGAgtgaaaaagagaaaattaaaaagctacaactttgaaaaaacaaatacagatataaattgaaaatgaattaaagaaacaaatacactataataaacacagaCATATAAATTCTAAAACTCCATTTCCAATTCTGATTTCTCATAATCCAAACACTTTAAAAGTAAGAAAAATGATTAACTTAGACAGAAATTAATAGCAGGTGTTACCTTCCGACAACGGTAGCCAGGGTTTTGATGTAGCTATTGATGATCTCATCCCTAGTGATATCACCCTGAGGGGCCTCCATGACAACCAACCAGTGCTCGAAGTCACACCCATCGAGGAGGATCGTCTCCTTGGGAGGCCGGTTCGACCAGTTAGGGTTCGGGTCCCTGAGCGACGACGTCGTCGATCTGGTCGACAAGCACCGGGCGATCGCAGGGGAGAGCCTGCCGGCGGAGGCCATGACACCGGCCAGAGGGCGGAGGCGGTGGAGGAGAGAGAGCGAAGAAGAACGAGATTGGGCGGCGGTGGATAGGGAAGTGGCGGAGGTGGCGGTGGAGAGGGAGCGAGAGAGAAATGAAGCCATGGCTTGGGACTTGGGAATCGAGCGAGAGAAGAAATGGGTCGCCATGGTTGATCGCGACGAGGGTTTGGGGCTTTGATAAACCCTAGAGTGAGAGGGGGAGATAACGGCGGTGTTAGGGTTTTGGCGGAGGTTTTATAGCAGTGACTGAGTGATGCTAaataccccccccccccgattTTCAATTTATCAGTATATCTCAAAATGGCATGCCAATTatcttctccttttttttcagttatttgtgctttaaattttattttgtttttcttttttctttttttttttctttacaaacGACAACTTTATGGAGTTAAATTATTAGTTGTAAGGGAGAGATATCGATGGGGATCGAAACCGCACTGAGATGCATAGGCATGTTTGCTTTCTACCATTGCGGTAAAGTGATATCTGTTTTTCATCTTCTAAACGTGACTCGTGCGAAGAAAAAAATTTGAGCATGACAGTCTAATCAGTTGGATGACCATGCAATTTTACAAGAGTACAAACTTCTCGATATTTAAGTACAATCTAGCTCCATGTTAATCTTCGAGATTCTTTAACTTTCTATAGAAGTGATTTAGTAATTTAAAAACATTATTAAAGGCTTTAAGCGATATCTTTTTCTCAGAAAAATATCTTTCATAAATACTAATGAAGCACCTCTGACGTGCTTTCTTATGAAATCACTTAAACTAAAAGTGAttctattttcatttaaaacaatttaaaatttttctaACTGAAGTGATATTAGtcttcacctaatcattatgtTTAACTTCTTACATACTTCTGTTTAATTATGACCATTGATTTCATTTGACATGATTAATCCAAtaactataaataaataaaaagatgtGTGACGAGCTAAAAATttcgtgtgaaaatcactttcGAACTGtaagccttttatttcttacttGGGCTAAAGCCCATAATCAAGATGGGCTTGGCTGCGTTTGGCACACTCAACGTCAATTAGATTTAATTGACTAATTGGTCAAATATAGTAAAATTCCCACCAAACTGGCATGATATGGTGATGAGTTGGAGTGGGGCAGATAGTGAAGAAACCAACACCAACCCTACACAGTCAATATTCTGCTCACCTGAATGAACTTCCCAACCCAAAAGGAGTCAAGTACTTTCTTCTTTAGGGTTTTCATCAAACCCTCCTGCAAAAGTTACGAGGAATTTATATGCGTACCTGAAACACAAGTCACgtgatgtattattttatatgtTGTAATAAGAGTGAACAACGAATCAACTAGTTATCATTTAAGTGAAATAATAATGTTATGTGACTGTGTTCCAAATACATGGAAAAGTTACGTCAAAATTTATGTTTGCCAACAAGAAAACTAGATAGggaaaatatcaaagctttgGCTTCTCCTATACGTACCCTAACTTGTACAGAAAACACACAGTTTGGTGTGTTAGCTCATCTCCTCTATTTCATACACACTATCCCACAAAtatctcattttctctctcactTCCACTCCTCACCGCAATATGGAGTTGCCCGTGAAAATGCCGGTTTCCGGCAGCCATATAACACCATACAGAATTGAAACCAGAAACTTGTGCTACAAACTATCGACCCGATTTGATGAAATGAAGCACCTGTGTTGCAGTGACAGTTCGAGGACTGTTCCGAAGTTCATCTTGAAGGACGTGAGTTGTGAAGCAAGGCCTGCAGAGATCACTGCAATTGTTGGCCCTAGTGGGGCTGGAAAAACCACACTGCTAGATATTCTTGCTGGGAACATATCCCCAGCGAAAGTGGGTGGTCAGGTGCTGGTGAATGATCAGCCTATGGACACGAAAAGTTTCCGCAGAATGTCGGGCTATGTCACACAGGATGATGCCCTATTTCCGTTACTTACAGTTGAAGAAACGCTCGTGTACAGTGCTCTGTTGAGGCTTCCTGGTGGGATAAAAGAGGCTGCAGATAAAGTGAGGAAGCTGATGAAGGAGCTCGGTCTGGAACATGTCGCGGGTTCAAGAATCGGTTGGGGATCAAACAATGGGATTTCAGGTGGTGAAAGGCGCAGGGTTTCGATTGGAGTTGATTTAGTTCATGATCCAGCTGTGGTTTTGATTGATGAACCAACTTCAGGGTTGGATTCTGCCTCAGCTTTCCATGTAGTCTCATTGCTCAAAACAATGGTGTTCAATCAGGGTAAAACTATCGTTCTGACCATTCACCAACCAGGTTTTCGAATCCTAGAGATGTTCGATCGCGTTGTTTTGCTTTCGAATGGAGCTGTCATGCACAATGGATCACTACATCTTCTCAAACAAAGGCTCAATTTTGCTGGCCATCGTATCCCCAACCATGTCAACTTGCTCGAATTCGCCATTGATGTTATCGTGAGCTTGGAGGGTACACAAACTTCAGAAGCCTTGCACAACCAATGTTTCAGGCCTCTAGAACAAAGGTTTGTGTGCTCCAATAACTTGCAAAAGAAGCTTCTGGTCTACCCAAATTCTCGTCCCCGGGAAGTTGTTATACTAGGGCAAAGGTTTTGTAGCAACATATTTAGAACCAAGCAATTGTTTGTCACAAGAGTCATACAAGCCTTGGTAGCTGGATTCGTACTCGGAAGCATTTTCTTTAACGTTGGAAGGGAAAAAGGGAACATTTCCCTGCAAACACAAACTGGATTTTTCGCCTTCAGCCTCACTTTCTTGCTGTCTTCCACCACAGAAGGCCTACCAATTTTCTTACAAGAGCGAAGAATACTAATGAGTGAGACTTCCAGGGGAGCCTATAGGGTTTCCTCCTATGTCATAGCAAACACCCTCATTTTTCTCCCCTTCCTTTTGATGGTCTGTTTTTTGTTCACAGCACCGGTTTACTGGCTGGTCGGATTGAGGAGGGACATTGATGGATTCCTCTACTTCTCTTTCGTGGTCTGGATGGTTCTTCTGATGTCCAATTCTGTTGTGGCCTGCTTCAGTGCTCTCGTGCCGAACTTCATCATGGGGAGTTCCTTGATTTCCGGGCTCATGGgagctttctttctcttttcggGCTACTTCATTTCGAAGGACAGACTTCCACGCTACTGGATATTCATGCACTACCTGAGTCTTTTCAAGTACCCGTTCGAGTGCTTTATGATAAATGAGTATGGAGGGGAGCAGGGAAGGAGATGCATTCAACAGATTGACAAAGAAGGATGCAATCTTTTCGGGGACGGATTCTTGAGACAGCAGGGTTTGAAAGAAGCACAGAAATGGAGCAATTTAGGTGTGATGCTGGGTTTCGTAATTGGTTATAGAGTGCTTTGCTTTCTCATTCTGTGGTGCAGATGCTGCAGAAATAGAAACTAGCTAGCTATATATACTTACACAAAAGATAAACAATCACTTGTGCTGTTTCTCTTTCATATTCTTTCGAATAATTCTTTTAGAATGATCAAACTATTGTATCGTCTTCGCACGAAAGCTTTCATCAAATATTAACCATAACATCCAGTTTCGATTTGATTGATGTTTCGAGTTTTCGCATGCATTTGAAACATGTTGATTCACACCGTGTCCACTCCGAAAGTTCTACTTTTGATCCCGTTTCAATGTTCATGGATAGTACATTATCCATAACAAAACATTATCCAGAAAAATAGTTCTTGCACAAACAGATGCTGCCATGAGAGGGAGAAGGCTTTTGCGAGGATGTTTCTGCTGCCGGAGAAGACAGAAGGCTAGAACAGCCCAGTTAAAAGATGACGCGTGTTTAATTTGACAACCAGTTTTTATTTCTTGATCACATTTCGATCCATATGattcattgaaaaatgagtaaatAATGTGGATTTTGCATACGACAATTCGAAAGAAACTGTTTTGGGACGACAATGGGGCACTGCCAACACAATACCTGGACTCGAAGAAAAGGACGAAAGAATTGTATATATAGTCGAGCTTTCTTTACACACccaaaaaaactgaaatttgaTTGACTATAAACATTTACACCTGAAAAGTGATATGGCTAGTTCTTTGGAAGACATTCGTGGAAACAGCTTCTTTGCAAAGTAAGGGTAAGGTTGTGTACGATAGACGTTTCACTCCGACCCTCGCAAAGCGGGGAGCCTTTGTTGGCTTGAGGTCGCTCTTTTACTTGTTTCCCTAGACAACCTAGAAGAATTATTATGCCTACAGCCTGACCAAACCAGAGGGAATACGAAAACTGGATTCTGCCTGCCCTAATTGCTTCGGTCATATATAGAATTGAAGGTCATAGTAGCAAATGAAGTGGTGGCGGTttctgatgaagatgatgaattCATAAACCTCCCTGAGGCGGATATCGTGTAAGATGGATTTTTTGCTTTGGCCTTTTCTCTGTCGCATTCTCTTTGCTCCATAAATTCAGAAAGCAGTCCTGGTTTGGATATCTGCCCCTCATTCACATCTAATGCACCCGTCAGCATTTGAACAATGGTAGACATGGATGGTCGGAGCTTGGGCATGTCTTGAATGCAGAGAAGGCCAATCTTTAGGAATCTGCAAGCCTCCTCAACGTCAAAATTTCCATTCAATGAAGCGTCTACTAACTCCACCAGCTGCTCCTTCTGATGATGTTCCCATGCCTGCAGCAGGAACTTGGATTTGGTTAGTCTGCTCAAGATTCTAGTAGTAATTGCAAAGTTATTATTCAATACATGTTCCAACAAGAGATGATGACTAGCTGGGGCATGTAGCTAtctaaaacaagaaaagcagAAGTTTAGAGGAAAAATATTAGCCCTGTTTAAAAATAAATGCGAAGTTGCAAGGAATACGCATTTGATGCCCATCCTATAAACTAGCACTTCAAGCATTCACTTGATCAAGAATTTGTATGGCAGGTTCATCAAGGTTCATCACCCCGCGCATGTTAATGTTATAAATCTTTTATCGTTTATTTAGCGTTACTCTAGTATATAGAACAAGGAAAAGTTATAAACCAGTCCAAAAGCTTCAATTCAGTCATGGAATGCAATATTACAGAAAGGTCCATACCAGTGCAAGAAGATATTGTTCTTTGGGTGGTAAATGTCTGTTTGTGTTACACCTCCCACATACAATTTCCAACAGTAAAACGCCAAAACTGTAGATGTCTGATTTCCTTGTCACTTGACCTCGTATCGCATACTCAGGCGCCAAGTAGCCTCTGCAGAAATCAAACAGGGAACCAAACATGTCAATATGATTACAAGTAATTTGATAAATGTAAAAAAGAGAacgtagagagagagggggagagagaagtGAAAATTTATGGGCGGGACATCAATTAGTTATATTCTCGGATAAACTTACTGAAAGAGACTAGCACTGGAAATGGCAAACTTACGTTGTTCCAGCAACACGAGTGCTAAGATGGGTCAAGTTCGGTGCGATAAACTTTGCAAGaccaaaatctgaaatttttggTGAGAGGTCTTTATCAAGGAGAATATTGCTTGCTTTAATGTCTCTGTGAATAATATGAGGGCTAACCTCCTCATGGAGATAAGCGAGCCCCCTTGCAACACCAATGCAAATTTTACACCTTGTAGGCCAAGTAAATTGGATACCGCTGTAGCCTCTACCTATAAAGTACAGAAGGATTAGGTCCTTACCAATACAAAATCATTCATTCAAATAAGGAACAAGTGACATTGCTTACCCAGAAGTGTTTGTGCTAGGCTATTATTCTCGAGATAACCATAAACCAATATTCTGTGATCTCCTTCTGCACAGCAACCATATAGCTTAACTAGGCTATCGTGTTCAATGGTT encodes the following:
- the LOC126617167 gene encoding receptor-like protein 2 translates to MAHGFFLIILLFTSIISPNIHACNQNERSALLSFNLTLSSPPLNWTSFNCCSWEGITCNPEGWVTHLLLSSKGLDRVIFTSSSSLGNLTHLTHLNLTHNSLQGSLENKLFESLNSLEILDLSYNLLSGELPLSLTSNNIRTLDLSSNRFHGPIPSSFFMHAWKLTSFNVSNNAFSSNIPSSVCLHSNPLVKVLDFSSNQFSGNIYRGFGRCSELQIFRAGHNNLSGPLPEDIYNATKLKEVAVPLNSLYGGISDRIVNLTNLAILDLSFNQLSAVLPLHLGKLSRLKIVQLEYNNLQGPLPQSLMNCTSLVELRLGRNNLEGDITKLNFSKLVQLTKLDLYRNNFTGKLPTSLYSCRSLKAIRLAWNNLEGQIQPEILSLNSLSLLSLSYIRLENVMGAMKILMHCKSLRALFLTGAFNGEEMPSDDDMVGFDGFQNLRFLSLSYCDLTGQLPAWLAKLKNLEILSLAGNKIAGTIPSWLGTDLPRLVQISLSINLISGEFPKELCRVPALVHQPVAAQEDDYELELPIYSNCTGYGFPRRLSNFPALIDLSSNNITGNIPSDIGQLQLLQELYLDDNNFLGNIPDQISNLKKLEVLDLSKNHLSGKIPSSMASLNFLKSFDVSYNNLEGPIPTSTQLQSFEASAFEGNPKLCGAPLPNECRIDAHDKNNRDDEDDGHQLPWFYIFAAFGFIFGFWGVCGSLIIKKTWRYAYFQFTDNVQDRLYVMLAVRMNR
- the LOC126614362 gene encoding uncharacterized protein LOC126614362 isoform X2 gives rise to the protein MATHFFSRSIPKSQAMASFLSRSLSTATSATSLSTAAQSRSSSLSLLHRLRPLAGVMASAGRLSPAIARCLSTRSTTSSLRDPNPNWSNRPPKETILLDGCDFEHWLVVMEAPQGDITRDEIINSYIKTLATVVGSEEEARMKIYSVSTRCYYAFGALVSEEVSLKIKELPGVRWVLPDSYLDVKNKDYGDLGTLKGEGKICRIVIFRIRVHLLCLIKLGQIRDLDLPTWVLHPPTGVQCLPTWVLHPPTGLQCSLPTWVLHPRTGLQCRLPTWVHQTTTIIPSQATTGILGHRTAIIRRLPTATIRCRPTTTIRCLPITWEGCHQTTWLHLLMQDGMILDNTRITTRQTGMLESILVQTVTKLEASCGMMSLVGML
- the LOC126614362 gene encoding multiple organellar RNA editing factor 8, chloroplastic/mitochondrial-like isoform X1, which encodes MATHFFSRSIPKSQAMASFLSRSLSTATSATSLSTAAQSRSSSLSLLHRLRPLAGVMASAGRLSPAIARCLSTRSTTSSLRDPNPNWSNRPPKETILLDGCDFEHWLVVMEAPQGDITRDEIINSYIKTLATVVGSEEEARMKIYSVSTRCYYAFGALVSEEVSLKIKELPGVRWVLPDSYLDVKNKDYGGEPFINGQAVPYDPKYHEEWIRNNSRANERNRRNDRPRNFDRSRNFERRRENMQNRDFQNTGPSPMPNQAGPNSGPGPANMGPPPPNRGPMSPNMGPPPPNRAPMQPPNMGPPPPNRAPMPPPNMGPPNNYNNPQPSNNWNSGPPNSYNQAPPNSYNQMPPNNYNQMPPNNLGGVPPNNMAPPSNAGWNDPGQYQNNYTPDRDAGVNPGPNRY
- the LOC126614741 gene encoding ABC transporter G family member 10-like isoform X2 yields the protein MELPVKMPVSGSHITPYRIETRNLCYKLSTRFDEMKHLCCSDSSRTVPKFILKDVSCEARPAEITAIVGPSGAGKTTLLDILAGNISPAKVGGQVLVNDQPMDTKSFRRMSGYVTQDDALFPLLTVEETLVYSALLRLPGGIKEAADKVRKLMKELGLEHVAGSRIGWGSNNGISGGERRRVSIGVDLVHDPAVVLIDEPTSGLDSASAFHVVSLLKTMVFNQGKTIVLTIHQPGFRILEMFDRVVLLSNGAVMHNGSLHLLKQRLNFAGHRIPNHVNLLEFAIDVIVSLEGTQTSEALHNQCFRPLEQRFVCSNNLQKKLLVYPNSRPREVVILGQRFCSNIFRTKQLFVTRVIQALVAGFVLGSIFFNVGREKGNISLQTQTGFFAFSLTFLLSSTTEGLPIFLQERRILMTPVYWLVGLRRDIDGFLYFSFVVWMVLLMSNSVVACFSALVPNFIMGSSLISGLMGAFFLFSGYFISKDRLPRYWIFMHYLSLFKYPFECFMINEYGGEQGRRCIQQIDKEGCNLFGDGFLRQQGLKEAQKWSNLGVMLGFVIGYRVLCFLILWCRCCRNRN
- the LOC126614741 gene encoding ABC transporter G family member 10-like isoform X1; translated protein: MELPVKMPVSGSHITPYRIETRNLCYKLSTRFDEMKHLCCSDSSRTVPKFILKDVSCEARPAEITAIVGPSGAGKTTLLDILAGNISPAKVGGQVLVNDQPMDTKSFRRMSGYVTQDDALFPLLTVEETLVYSALLRLPGGIKEAADKVRKLMKELGLEHVAGSRIGWGSNNGISGGERRRVSIGVDLVHDPAVVLIDEPTSGLDSASAFHVVSLLKTMVFNQGKTIVLTIHQPGFRILEMFDRVVLLSNGAVMHNGSLHLLKQRLNFAGHRIPNHVNLLEFAIDVIVSLEGTQTSEALHNQCFRPLEQRFVCSNNLQKKLLVYPNSRPREVVILGQRFCSNIFRTKQLFVTRVIQALVAGFVLGSIFFNVGREKGNISLQTQTGFFAFSLTFLLSSTTEGLPIFLQERRILMSETSRGAYRVSSYVIANTLIFLPFLLMVCFLFTAPVYWLVGLRRDIDGFLYFSFVVWMVLLMSNSVVACFSALVPNFIMGSSLISGLMGAFFLFSGYFISKDRLPRYWIFMHYLSLFKYPFECFMINEYGGEQGRRCIQQIDKEGCNLFGDGFLRQQGLKEAQKWSNLGVMLGFVIGYRVLCFLILWCRCCRNRN
- the LOC126617274 gene encoding cold-responsive protein kinase 1-like, producing the protein MSCFSCLFKKKEASLVKQPVEIDEVVSGVLNVKQYTYMELQIATENFSKENKIGQGGFGSVYKGTLRDGTLVAIKVLSAESSQGSREFLTEIEVIATIEHDSLVKLYGCCAEGDHRILVYGYLENNSLAQTLLGRGYSGIQFTWPTRCKICIGVARGLAYLHEEVSPHIIHRDIKASNILLDKDLSPKISDFGLAKFIAPNLTHLSTRVAGTTGYLAPEYAIRGQVTRKSDIYSFGVLLLEIVCGRCNTNRHLPPKEQYLLALAWEHHQKEQLVELVDASLNGNFDVEEACRFLKIGLLCIQDMPKLRPSMSTIVQMLTGALDVNEGQISKPGLLSEFMEQRECDREKAKAKNPSYTISASGRFMNSSSSSETATTSFATMTFNSIYDRSN